AGAAGTTTATTCCATCACCAGTGTGCAAGAATAGAGAAACGTCTTTATCCAGGTTTCTCTTGTATCTTGAAGGCTCATGGGTCAAGTCAAAACCATGCCAGAGGTTTAAAGCTAAAGTGGTACAGAGTGTGGTTTCTGTAGTGCCTTCAGGTAGATTTGTGTCTTTTTCAGCAGAGGGTATGCATGTTGACTCTGGTTGATTTGCTGGTTTCTTACGGCACACGGAAAGATCCAGATCCAGAAAGTTGAGTAATCCGATCCTGAGATGACGAGGGATTAAAGCAGCATCTGAGTGACCTCTGTGGAAACAGCCAAGACTTGCATGACTGAGTCAGGTTAGAATATGAGGAGTGAAGGATCATTGGTTGTCCAGAACAACCCCAAGATTGTGTGCGCTGTCGGAAGGTTTGAGACGAGTATTACCGGGAAGATCTTGACATGGAGCTGTTGTATATCTCCAGGGACATGCAGCAGGTCAGTCTTGCTGTGGTTTAGCTTCAGGTCCCGATGATATGTGAATTATAAGGTGTCCACCACATCATATAATCTGCAGAAATATTTGTTTCTGAGAAAGTTACCAGTTAGGACTGGCTTTCCAGGTAAGAACCAAAACCGACCCAATAACGACATTAACAGTATGTCCCATTAACTTACTGGATATTCCCAGTTTACCCTCCTATGTGGTGACAATTAaccaataaaaggaaagcactgagcaggctcctgttATCCAAGATCAGGGGAAAAGCAGCCAAAGCAAGTAGGGAAAGCATGATTTTGTAAAAAATTTTAGTATTTCAAACATTTTGCTTTCTAATGTTAATGGTAGGCATTTATGGAAGCATGTGTTGATTTTTATTCAGTTACTCAAAGGGGACAGTTTACACACTATAAAATTAGCTGGATTAAAAGGAGTGAAATCCTTCTTGCAGTcattacatttcattcattttggcATCAAAGTCACATCCATATACAATATACCACCATATGATTTGATTTGCTAGCCTCTAATCTACACATGGCCAAATTTCTTTGAGTCTGGCCTAGCATTAATTTGTGAATGAGGATGAAATAGAGAAGGACTATTTTAAATTCCAGAGTTCTGGGCATATGACATTGCTAGACTATTTACACTTCAGTAAAAGTAGCAGATTTATAACCAACTATAATCCGTAAAAAGTAGACTAGACACAGCTTCTGTCAGCATTTGccaaatataaaataacatttcttAGCATCTGGCAAATCAAAAAAGAAGGGGAAATGAAATATGtccacttttctttttattattattattattattattattattattattattattattattatattttactgtatacaAACTATAAAGAATATATGTCTAAAACTCCAGCTCTATCAGTCTGTTTAGCTCAGTCTGTATATAAACCCACATGCAATCTGGCTGTCTTACATAAACTAGCCACTCCAGCCAGCATTCTCTACCTCTTCTCCACACCACTAGGCCACACCACTTGGCCAGGTAGAAACATTACTATAGTCTTGtgctgttatatatttatatctctaACATATGTATAGTTCTTTTGATCCATATTTTAAGCCATATTGTGGCGACTTTTCAGGAACTTTAGTCTAATAGTATTCAGTATATCGCACTGTTTCCAATTGCACGTTGCAGTACATGTCCAtcacacaaaataattaataataaacatcatttctATTAATTTCATTATAGTAGTAATGTATATTGGTGTAATCCAGTTTATACttaatgacattattctcaaacAGTCCGGTGAGTGGGAAgctggggatgtggtagtttagcggttaaggtgttggattactgattggaaggttgtgaatgAAATCCCAAATCCACTAATCTGTctctgctggacccttgagcaaggccctcagttgtatgtaaaatgagataagtcgctctggataagcgcatctgccaaatgtaaatgtaactaaaatgGCTGATTTTAACTGATGTCTCTATTaagtatattgtttatttatttggataTAAATGTCAGAAGGTCAATGGGAGACAAAATGTAATGCTGTAGTTCAATAAACGTCTGAAATTCTTGACATCATTAGAAATGAAAGCCAAATAATCCCAGGTCAGAATGTTAATATCCAAGTTTATTACTGTGCAGTGTTGCAAAAAGAAAGCTGTCATCAGTTTTGTCATTATGCTCATTTCTCTGACAGTCTCAGCCTTTGTGGTTATTAGTCTGACTCTGTCCAAGGTGATATTAAAATCATagcaatattttaaaatatttttttaatgatcattAGTATGTATAAATGGTCTGAGACGAACAAACTTGCAACAGTAACTCGACTAATATTAGTCTCTTTAGTCTCTTTGCTGCCCTCTAGAGGATCActtaccacactacactacctttTGTACCTAATTATGAAATTCATTTCAATAAAATTCACTTTTGTGAATGTGCTCGATTCAACAATTGCTTCATGCTCATAATCTGTGCAGGACTGTAAAGAAGTTTCCACCTCACATCAGCGCAATGATAATCGTCGTTAATAAACAAAGACACAACGTTTTTAAGAGTcggttttaataaataaattccaaacAGCATGGCAATAgtgaacatgtgaaaaaaggcacttaaaaataaaagactagCTAGGATTTGAGGCATCTCGGGTAATATAATACTGCATTATACATCAAATTTCAAGAATTTTCCAGTTCTATGTCTTGGTAGTTGCAGGAAAGATGTCAAAATggctatttctttattttaaacacattaatTTAGACattagaacagaacagaaagttTAACCACATAACCATGTACCTTGAACGCtttcacaatttatttttctttgtgttttttaaaaaaaataatggcatCGGTGGttacacatttttaaagcaGAGAAATTTATAACCTCATAACATCTCTTCTGAGAGAAAACACGTCACTATATCAGAGAAATTATTTGTATCGTTGTATACGTATGCAAAGATTTATACTTTTATGCCAAAATAGATAAGAGAGTTGTGATAGATTTTTGTTGCCAGGGAAACAACGCTGTCAATCATGATGCAGTCTGACATGCCCACAAGGGCATGGGAGTTTTCTTATAATAATAGCTTCTAACTGTAATTAAATAGCAGTTTAGGATATTTTTTCAGGCCTTTGCTTATACAGTGAcagatttttcttttgtaatCACTTTTGTTCCCCCTCATTTTGCTTTAACTGCACACATCATGCTGATTTCAGGATTGCATACGAGCGACTCTCGGTGAAGCATACGATCTTGCACAGACACAGGTTGACATCAGATACACAAAAAATTGTTTGGTATATAACATCTTTTTTAGTGGAGAATTAGAATGAGAAATCTGACCAAAAGCTATGTGCGTTTATGAGTGAAATGCCCCTAAAGCGTTTGTGAGTGTGGCATAAAACTGCTGTAGATGATGTTCTGAAACCGGAAGCGTTTcaaaacactgaaatataaCATAAGAAATAACATAACATGCCTTCAATACATGCTAAGCAAATATCTCTAAATTCATTTGCATAATAAAAAGACACCAAGACAAAATAAAGAGTATTCCTTAATTCCTGATTGTCATGTCAGACGTTACACTCTCGCAGTGATGCTGCTGCGTAACGTTTTAGTTGTCTCTGACTAGAAATGAAGACTGGAGTGGATAATAATGATCTGTCGGAATAAAGGTTCACTTTATGCCTTATGCATGGTTTATGGAAGATTAATAAGTGTCTCGACGTCACAGAACTGtcagtaaatgtgtaaaatcaagggaaataataaaaacagtacCCTAAACAAGAGCTTCAGATGCTGATAAAGTCTTTACAAACTGTACAGGTTTCGCAATAAAACACAGAAGGCACAAAATGCTGTGTCCTAACAATATAAATGCATAGttctacaaaataaaatgaaaagaaattgaaATGGGAGAAACTGAAATCAAttcaaaaatgaaatgaaagtatACGGCTCTGAGCACAAGGGAGATGTGCATTATTTGCCCTCGTATTTGGGATTGATGACGGTCGTAACAGCACTCTTGTAGATCGGATTTTCGCCCTGTAAAAAAAAGCGGACGTGTGAAAACAGGCAGAGCAACAGGATTTCGAAGATTTAGTAGTCTCAGGTTTAGTCTTGTCGAAAAACActaattcatttattaaggaTCTGAATACAAGAGTGAATGGATGCAATAGAACAAGCTTCAGTAAGGTGATTAgttcataaaaacacaaacgCACATGATGCAGTGAGTCAGGTGTCAAAAATAAATCTCAGTTTATTTAATAAGGTTTTCATAATACACAAGATGTAGcataatatttgtttgtttttttaaaaatggggaACAAGtgagaagaaaatgaagaaagcaAGAAGAAAATAGAAAGGAGGAAATTTGGTTTAGCGGGGTTTTTTTTAGCGAAgtgtcaaaacaaaacaaaaaaagaagaaaagaatgaaacaaATCTTTATGTTGAGGTTgccacaaaaacacagaaaaattgttaaaaaaaaaaaaaaagaataagaaaaatagagaaaaaattGTTGTTAATTCTTCGGCAACAGGAGGGGATAAaaactttaaattaaaatgtaataaaaaatttaaaaaagaggttatatatgaaataaaatttgtttttgCAGAAGTTTGCCAAAAAGATAAACAATTTATGCCAGGAGAAAaagttgaaaataaataaataaataaaaattcttgaaaaattaaaaagaaaaaatcctaataaaaaacttaataaataaaaaaaaaaatgaataaaaataatcctgAGTTATTCACAATGATTTAAGATCAAATTCAGACCAAAAGTTTCAAATCACAAGCCACAGATCAGCGAagtgaatctctctctcacacacaagagacagaaacaaagacCATGCAGAAGCGAGCGGaaaataatacacacttaaagagctgcagttttttgTCCATAGTTTGGATTCTGGAACTTATTAACAGGACTCTTGTAAATTGGATTCTCTTGctaaggaaggaaaaaaaggcaCAGAAAGAATTTGGCAAGATGGAAAAGGGCAAAGGAgatgaaaaacacacagcaaaagtAAGAAGAAAGATGATAATGAGGTGctaagaggaagaggaaagatTTCACTGGAAAGATCTTGTTTGAAATTCCTTACTTAACAATCATTACCATGACTGCTCTTTATAAGATGGAAAATCTAACACTTAAAAGGGCACTAGGAAATACTCTCATAATATGTGTTCCTCTTGCTGTACTAACTCCTCCATAAAAGGATTTTAGCTTGATAATATTGTAAGGCTCGGAAGCCCTGAACTCTTACTAGCATGAGAATGTCTGTAATGGACATTATGAGGTATTTATGTAAGTTACTATGCACAGGGCATATGCTAAACcctgcaaatgtaaatgtaaaaatctaCACCCTATTCTTTttgtaaatctatctatctatctatctatctatctatctatctatctatctatctatctatctatctatctatctatctatctatctatctatctatctatctatctatctatctatctatctatctatctatctatgtaattcaattttatttatattgcattttatttcataaagcagctttacaagtTATTTTTTCTCCCCAATGAGCATGTCAGAGGGAATGattgcaaggaaaaactccctgaggtaAGGGACAAACGTTCAGAGGAACTCAAAAggaaactcatcctcatctgggtggcATCAGAGAGTGTGATATACGGATAGAGCTGAGGTCTTTTAGTATTTACAGCTTTTGAGCCTAAGGCACTGTTTAGCTGACCTATTATTAGCTCGTGTACATACAAACTATGAGAAGACCTAAAGTGTAGTTTCGATAATAACAAATGAGCAATTTATTACATATGAACTGAAATGCAGAGCTTGTGACAAGTGTGCTCAGGTGGGAATAAGGAAGctggaaatgaaaatataggAATGGAGACAGACTGACAGCATCAGAGGACAGAGACTGGTTAAAAGGTAAGGCTGATACTGGAACATGTTCTATCTGAATTCTATCATCCATATGGTATTTTAAGTATGCAGTGTGAGTCATATTGGTTATGTTTTACGTATGTTTCTCGATCATCTGTTGCTTTGCCAAATCAAATGACTGCTTCAGTAATCTCTTAAAGTTTATATTTAACTTTCTAAAACAGTGTGGGATTAATGAAATTTACACCTTTTACTATATTTAGTTTTGAGTTTTGAGCAAGGAACCAACCCAGTCACTGAGGGCTTAagtctcagtgctggtcccaagcccagataaaatagGAGGATAGGAAGGTCGGGCATcaggtgtaaaacctgtgctaaaATCGAAATATGCAGGTCAGATGATATGATCCGTTGTGGCGACACCAAAGGGGAAGCAGCGAAGGGCAACAACAACTATATTTATGAGTATATTAGACATGCTAGAAAGCATACAATCTATAATTAACATGATAAAAGAAATTATTAATACTACGACTAGGACAAGTCAAAGGAGTACTTTTGAGAGCATCTATAGAGCTAGTTTTCATAATGTTATctgaaaaaatattgtttttggtCTCAAAAACAAGGACTTGACTTTTTATATCAATATATCAATAAATAGAAACAACTGCAAAACAGGAGCGACTTAAAACATGACGGAAACCAGAGCACTCAATATAACTGTCCCAACCTTCATCACTAGCCACACATAGCCTTTGAAGACGGTTTAATCACAGGCCCTGACAGACAAAGTGACTGAACTGTAACCGACACCACGGCCTTTCCGTTACTATAATAAGAGCTTTCTGAACCTTTTCTGCCCTGCCCAtgtcactcagacacactcctACATTAGAGAGGAGCTTTGATGAATCGCACTGCCTGCGTTCAAGATAAATACTCAAAAAAAACATGGACTTTTGTCCAAGTgtaaaagttattattattcatgcaTGACTTTCtaattttaaaaagctttttttagtttaaatgcAAAAAGTTTATGACGGCAGGATTTTGTTTTGACCTGCAGAGGGCAGCACCGAGTAACCAAACCTCAAATATATTCCATACAGACCACACCTCAAAGAACCAAACCCTCCAAATCCAAAATGGCTGTGTTCTGTTTTCCAGCTGCTAGAAGGATTAACCCCAAAATCTGTTGAAAACCAGCTGGCCTTTAAATAACTTTCCCATGAATTAAAAACATAAGAATGGTTAGAGATATGATGTAGTGAAAAGAAAAGGGGGTTTCAGACACATTGTAATCCTGCTTTATAATCCTGCTTATCTTTATATCTAGAGatatatatctctatatatgCTTTTCTTTATATCTAGAGAAACATCCCATTTAGCTAAAGTAACAAGCCTTATTAGAGCAAAGATCTGTGGTGTTTTAAGACCAGGAATGAATACCAATAGTCTAAACAATGACACATATCTTGCAATCAATTATAGCCTATAAAATCTTAGATGAAAACCAAAAGCACAGACGTTTTCTTACCATATCCCATTTGGCattaattttctctttctcaaaCTTGGCAAACTCGCGACGGTCATGAATGATCATGAGCAATTTCCAGATTAACAGAAGGGCTAGTCCAATCAGCACGATTCCTGCAACCACTCCAGCCACGATGGGGATAATATCAGGACCAGCTGGGCAATCTGGGAAACAAAAGATTATGGGAAAAATGATGCAGCAAATGTCTACTTCTCAAACGCATTTCAATTCTAGTAAACATACCGATATTACACAATACATTAGCTATGTGATTTTACCTTTAAAATCCCTTTTTAAACACCTGGCActcttatattttattaccCCAGTGCTGGCAATTTAATGTAAATCATGTGTTCCATATAATAACTAAAAAATCATCctctctcagactgtaacaAGTTTTATTATAAGCAAGAATGCTTGGTTACTGAAAGATTGTAAGTTATTTTAAGGTTTGTCTTACAGCTGATAACAGACATTATTATAAGATATCAAATATTCCTATCAACCGTAAAACAAATATATTCTGTGCGCTACAACTTATGGCAGCCTTATCAACCCTTTCCTCCTCCATAcctcagtttatttattatacctCTTTTCTTAgagtattaaatattaatacagGGTGCACAAAAACCTGGCAGTGTTCACTTTATCTGAGGTTCCCTATGGAGTATATAAGAATATATGGCTGAGAAgtttcttttgctttttgttttacatttttaaaatgtacctAAAGTCTCGACGACATGGACCTCGGTGTGGTTCGTGACAGAGTAGGTGTAGTAGAACCAGCAGTCATTAGCATCTCTCTCCTTGCAGTGCATGAGTGGGAAGGCTTGTACAGGCTGAGGCAGGTCATCTGACCGTTTCACCTTAATCAGAGTGAAGTAGCTGCAGTCTCTCTCACAAGTGTCCTTCTTTTCTCCTGTACCAAAGGCTCGGCATTGCACACACGCCCTGTGGAACAACATGCTGTTTGTTATATGTCTGACTGTGATTAActttcattcatacattcatttaatcattctTCTTCCACTTTTCCTGGACGGGGGTTGTCGTGGCAACAGGCTAAGAAGTTTCCAAACTTTTATCTCTATCCTCCACCACAGATTCCAGCTTCTCCTGGGGCTCGCCAGGCTCCTCACCCTATCACAGAGACTAAGCCACCAGAAACCAGAGGGAGAAAATTCACTTCCACCGCTTGTACTCATGATTTTATATTATCAGGAAATAGAATAAGAGAACTTTGTTCATAAAACTCCTGTTCCAGCTTCAGTCACTGTAACGCTGCTACCACTGATCTGAGCTGTCAATCTCacactattttttttccatcgCTCATAAAAAAGATCTGAAGATGCCTAACCTCCACCAGGAGCAGGTAATCGATCAACTTGTATATGGGAATGATTATGGAATCTGTATGCCAATATCAATTCTTGAATCTGAAGCACGGCTCTGAAAATAGTGCTGTTTGCATGTCATACATGCGCTTGTTCTAATACAgtaacatttctatagtaaGAATGAAAAGTGGAAGACCTCAAACATTTCCTGGTTCGTGAAATACGCAACCTGAAGAACAAGCCAACCCTAAGAAAAGCAAGACCACGGATACCGACGACCTGACAACAAGCCATTCGTGATGAAAATTTATTTCTACATcagaaaaatatgtaataagtTTCTGTTTAATCAGTAAAAAAGTAATCTTGTATCAGTGCCGGTTCTTTTATCCGTCAGACTCTTACTGATCCatgcttgaatttttttttctccttcacaaTCCAAAGCAAATAACCTGCTTTGAATAaaagaatttcttttaaatctgTTGGGATTACAGCTATTACAAACTTGATGGAGGCTTCCCAAGCTTACTTGTGTTCAGTGCAGACTCCAGGGCAGGTGGGGCAGATCTCACATGTGGGTCCCTGGAATTTAGGATCAGTGCACCTACAGGTTCCACATTCACACGTGCCTCTGCCATTACAGATCTGATTATTGGAGGCCAAACATGTTGACGTATCCAAGGAGCAGTCGCATGCACTTCCTGTGTAGTTAGCATCACAAATGCAGACTCTGCATTCGCAGCGGCCATGGCCTGGCATAAGACAGGGACAGACAATACCTGATTAATTCATACAGTCCTGGTAAATCATTACTCTAAGTGGTCTCAGAAAGCAGTTTGCATACCTCCACAGAGCTTGTTGTTGGAGCGGTCGCAGTTGAAGTTGTCACACTCGCAGTACTCGCCGCTGTAGTACTCCTCAGGGTTGTCCCTCTTCTTACATTCGCACTtgccgcacacacactcgccgtTGTTGCTGCAGAGATCAGTGCCGTTATCTCTGCGGCAGGTCTTTTCCAGGTCCTCGCTGGACACCTCGTCTTTCCAGCACTCACACTCTCGGCCAATACGATCCTTATTGCACCTAGAGACAGGAAAAGAATCTCAACACTGAGCAGATGTTTGTAGGTTACTGCACTCGATTGTGCTATCTTAGAATCAGGCATTCTTATTTATTCCTGATTGTCTACGAAACACAATAATTTTGGACTTGTTATGTGTATTTCCAATTGTCCTAAGTGCTTGTCGCTTATAAATTATCGAGAGTTGTAAACAATTTCCCTCAGAGATCAATATGTCTATCTAATCTATCTAGAAATCTAAATGCACTTCCAGTCAGTATAACAGGAAAACAGCTCATTATGCAGCACAATACaggtacaggtcaagagcttcacatAATGTTCAAACATCAGCATGGGAGaaatgtgtgatctctgtgactttaaccatggcatggttgtttgtgccagatgggctggtttcaGTGTATCAGAACCTGCTGATCTgtgtttttcacacacaacagtctcttgagtttacacagaatggtgtgaaaaacagaaacatcagttctgtgggtggaaatgcttGATTagagagatcagcagtttctgagaTACTCAaatcagcccatctggtaccaacatccATGATCCATCTTGACATGCATCTGCATGATtatatgcattgtgctgctgcaacatgattggctgataagATGCAGGTGCATGTGTGATCCTAAGGAAGTGGAAGGTAAGTGTATATTTTCAAGCTATCTGCTATCTGTGTTGAAAACTGCACTAGGTACATATTTCCTTCACATTTCCTGATTGTTGCTTTAATTCCTTATAGTCTAACAAATGCCTAGATTTAAATTGATATAACATTGAAATAACCTGAAAGCACATTCTAAGCAAAAAGACAGGCTTAATAATAAAACTGTCCTACAAATCtaaaaggaaaaacatttctttatgaATATAATCCGTGTTGTATGTaaattattgctgttgttggaCTGTTACCTGCAGGCTCCACATTCGAAGGTGCCGTTGCCGTTATGGCAGagctcactgctcacaatgccTTTCTTCTGGCACTCACAGTCACAGATAAAGCTCAGTTTGATCTCCACTTCCTCAGTGAAGCCCAGAGGTCTGATCTTTAAAATCTGAGGCTTGCCTTGTTTGGGGCAGCCAGTAACAGTGATGTTTATGCTGAAGGAGACCTGTAGTAGTAAAAGTAATGAAATAGTTAAAATAAAGAACGTATAATTGTCCctaatatttttgttgtttggcCTGCTTCTCATCTCCTTATTCAAAGTGTCAAAGCAAGTTAAGAAATAAATCAGACTGACCATTTATTCCACCATGTTTGTCAAACTAGTCTTTATTTACCTCGAAAACAGATGAGAAAAGTTACCTAAACATCTTTATATCATTTTTGgatctatttgtttttcttaaatttaAGACGCCTTAAGATTTTGCACcaatttttatttcagattatATAACCGACCCCAACTTGAGTGAAAAGTAGAATCTTTGggatatttacattaaaaaacttTACTATGAGATGATAAATTTACATGAGTTTCTTAGTATTTGGTTCTTCCCTTTTTTACTTTAATGACAGTGGACTGATTTAAAAATGGATGATATGTTTTTAGACCAACTTGTAGAGCCCATGCTCAAGTGTACACATGCTTCAATAGATGATATTAGGCATGAGGAAAATCTTTGGTACAAAACAGTTATCATGGTCAATATCACTattttgcttacatttaaatagggacctagaaatagtgcagaatctTAAATACTAAACATATACGAAACTGAGCaatctttgttttaaatactttaaaatgctaaaactttttgtttatttctaattttatgcaaaaaaacaacaactttttaATGTGGGCTCCGACTGTATGTTATGAGGAAAGTAAGTTTTAGTTGTTTTTAATCCTCAgttaaataaagtgttttttttgccTCCTATGTAAAAAACCCACAATTTACATAATAAGAAAACAACAGATGCCAAGAATTAAACCGAAGTAGAACAAAAATGTGGATCATCCGATCACTGATTGAACCATCAGAAGATTTAAATTCTTTAAAGTCTTACCTCATCTCCAATCGAGATGTTAGAGCATTTGCGTCCCTCTTCTCCAACACTCACTACTCCGTTCTTGCAGCGGGATTGATATGTGATGGTGACTCCTTCAGGCAGCTTGCTGTT
The nucleotide sequence above comes from Hemibagrus wyckioides isolate EC202008001 linkage group LG01, SWU_Hwy_1.0, whole genome shotgun sequence. Encoded proteins:
- the itgb1a gene encoding integrin beta-1a, encoding MDLKLLFISALLGVICYSSAQPEGNECIKANAESCGDCIQVGAKCGWCTDTEFLKQGEPTSARCDELESLKKRGCSVSMIENPQGSLKILKNKPVTNRKKGGEKLKPEDITQIQPQKLAVSLRSGEPQTINLKFKRAEDYPIDLYYLMDLSYSMKDDLENVKNLGTSLMLEMSAITSDFRIGFGSFVEKTVMPYISTTPAKLLNPCTGDQNCTSPFSYKNVLKLTSNGEQFNTLVGQQQISGNLDSPEGGFDAIMQVAVCGEHIGWRNVTRLLVFSTDAGFHFAGDGKLGGIVLPNDGKCHLENNMYTMSHYYDYPSIAHLVQKLSENNIQTIFAVTEEFQPVYKELKNLIPKSAVGTLSANSSNVINLIIDAYNSLSSEVILENSKLPEGVTITYQSRCKNGVVSVGEEGRKCSNISIGDEVSFSINITVTGCPKQGKPQILKIRPLGFTEEVEIKLSFICDCECQKKGIVSSELCHNGNGTFECGACRCNKDRIGRECECWKDEVSSEDLEKTCRRDNGTDLCSNNGECVCGKCECKKRDNPEEYYSGEYCECDNFNCDRSNNKLCGGHGRCECRVCICDANYTGSACDCSLDTSTCLASNNQICNGRGTCECGTCRCTDPKFQGPTCEICPTCPGVCTEHKACVQCRAFGTGEKKDTCERDCSYFTLIKVKRSDDLPQPVQAFPLMHCKERDANDCWFYYTYSVTNHTEVHVVETLDCPAGPDIIPIVAGVVAGIVLIGLALLLIWKLLMIIHDRREFAKFEKEKINAKWDMGENPIYKSAVTTVINPKYEGK